In Fusarium falciforme chromosome 13, complete sequence, the genomic stretch TAATTACACCTTCATCATGCTTCAGTTTAGGGCAAGAAAGTCCAAGGACCTGAATGAGGCGAAGTGCCCTGTGGACTGCTGGGTCTTTCCACGGGACAACATACATGGCACCACCCTGCGATATGCATTCTATCGCTTCATTGTTCAGGGCTTTCGCCAATGCCAAGGCCAGGCCGCATTGGGCATAGCCCTGAACGGGCAAAGACCGTCTGagcgcttcttcttcaacggGGCCCCATTCTGGAGAGAAAAAGACGGGTCAAAGCTTTTCGAGCCCTGGAACTACCACAGGGTGGTCGATGCCTCAAGTGGTGCATTTTATTGGGCTGCCCCTGGAGGGGCAGAGCCTGTGCAGTATGATGACGGCACTACTGTATGGGACACCGCCTCCTTTTGGAGTGCCCAGGAACCggtcgacgaggaagaggatctcTTTAGTGCAGATTAGGCCTAGTTCAGTGTTGTAGGCAGGCTCTGAGTATGAATTGCAGCAATAACAGATATGTTGCGTCAGGTTGAATAAAATATGGTGACACCCTCACCGGAGGTGGGGAGGGCTTAATGAAGTCCGAGGGATGTATCTCTATGTTGTGGAGGATTGCCTGGGATGAAATATCATGCTGTATTGCTACATCCTTATGGTTCCTCCCACTTTCAGTGAAAGTGGACTTTTACGCGTCTTGATTGGTCCAGCACCCTTGTAGTCCCCTTTCACCTGAAAGAGTACGTTCAATAAGGCCGCCCTGGCCCTACTCAAGAATTAAAGACCGAAACGGGGCCCGTTTCCAGCTCTGGACCAACCAAAATTCTCCATTCTTACAGGGGTTCTCCAAAATCGAAACGGGGCCTGTTCTCAATTCTGACTCTAAAACCGCGTCGCGAAACGGGGCACGTTTTCGCGTCGCGTTGGTCCGTGCCAACCAAGTCAATTCCTTTCACACTTCCCTCTACCCCGCCTGAGCCTTTATTTACTatgttcttctcttcttcagttAACACCTACATCACTTATCCTCTACAGAAGAAATCAGTCAGCCAATTTAtaggtcgtgctgggtttctACTGGCAGAGGATTAATCAGGCTGCGTACTCTGAGGCAAAGGGTGTAAGTCACGTTTGGTAATGTGCTCAATGGTATTGAGTGTAAGCAAGTTGTATTATTCATATAGTGttgatagctgaggtagcttGTATATAAGCAAGTGCAAATGGTCGTATACTATATACTTGGAGCGCTCACCAGGGAAAACCCCATGGTGTTCACTTGCTTACTCGGATGACGTTGTCACGAGTGAGCGTCGCTCACTCGTACCATAGTGGATCCTGCTCACTTGTGCAGCGACTTTTGCCACGTGGTGCGGTTCTGCCTTGCTAGACCGCCCGGCCTGGTACTGGGTCGTGACAGTGTAGCACTCAGGGTTAGGACTAAAGTCATCTCTTACACCATCAGCACCGTCTGCCTCCTGGTCACGGGCGATGGCTTCTATACTTGGTCTCTCCGCCGAGATCACGGAACTGGTGCTTAGGAACCTCCCACCGCGGgatcttctttctcttcggCAAACGTGCACAGAACTGTGTGCCAGAGCAGCACCTCGATTTTCCCGCCATTACTTCCAGACGCGCTATGTCATGTTGGAAAGACGAAGCCTGGATACTCTTGTCGAGATCTCAAAGCATCGAACTCTCGGTCCTGCCATTACGACATTGGAAATATGTGTATACCACCTCCTCCCACTGGAAGAGTTGCCAAGAATCAAACCTCCCTATAGCGAATTTGAGGAGATGATACAGACCATATCGCCTAGCCAATATGAGGGACTCATGACGTCCGAGCACGGCGATACCGAGTTTCGAGCTAGGACATCATTCTTACGATCTTCTTCCCCCAACCATCATGATGACAACAatcatcatctcggccagCTTCGTAGAGAAGCATACCTCACACACTTGGCAGATCAGGATCAAGTCGTCGGGACAGATTATGCCATCGAGTGCCTGAAGCAAGCTATGGAAAATCTTCATCATTGCAAGAACGTCATCATCGATGATGACAATCGCGCGTGGGGCCTACGTTCTCTGAAACAATCCATCGGTGTCTTTCCGCAGAGGACATTGACATCTGCTTCAACTCGCAGCATCCATCTCCTTCGCTACATATTATGTGCCGTCCTTACCGCCTTGGCCGCTAGCAAACTGGAGATCGCGGACCTAGACATCAGTATCGGATGCTCGATGGAAAACGGCAATcgaataagtccttatatgcTTCCCACTCTATTGCCATCCCCTATCACTAGCCTCCGTCAACTTCACATCGTGCTTGACCCGGCTGTCACCAACGTTGACGGTCGCTTACCTTGGGGTTCTGGCCTCGTTCGATTCCTCCGGTTGTTTCCAGAGCTTTCCCAGTTTTCTCTCGATTTCGAATACCGTGATGAGCAGAATCGCTTCTCAGAGGTCGCTGCGATGCTGCACATACCAAAACTGGAGGTGCTGGTACTCTCGATGATAGACTGCCGCGGAGAGGAGCTCACGGATCTTATCCTCTACCATAGACGGACGATTCATGAAATCAGACTAaacaacatcaacctcaCGGATGGACCGAAATCTTGGCCGTCGCTCGTCAATGATATCCGCGACCATCTTAGTATAAGCTACTTCTCCATGGACAGTTGTACGGCGGGATATACAGATATGCATGAAGAACGAGTAGAGGCAAGGAGCACACAGGGCCTGACAGCTATCATAGACATATTATCGACTAAGGCGAATCAATAAGAACGCATCTTCTTGGCTAAAACCGTGCCTGAGGAGGGTTCCCCTCCACTCCAAGTATTCGGCAGTTGATGGTGTCTGGGTAGCGCTACCCCTGTCACTCGGCGCCTCTTTAATTTTAACCGTCCGTCCTATCACGCGTAAACCCAATCATTAGGCGCGACACGTTGATAAAcgaagaaggaaaagcaaAAGGAGCAGGCATATAAAACTCTATATCTCTATCAAGGTAAACAGCAAATAATACGTAGTCAAAACAAACAAATAACCCAATAGGACAGTAAGATTCCTGTAGCAATGGCTACTTGTTACATAGGCGAGGAGTATAATTATGTGGAGTAGTGGGCCTCAATGGCTGGATTAGGGTGAAATCATAGATAGAAGGTAGGTCTCCATTGCGTGTAAGACTTCAACTTGCTGGACCCTCTGAGAGGGTCCCGCGGCAGAGCTGTCTGTCGGGGTGAGGTCACATGACCTCGTCCCGAGGATAAGCCGATTGGCTGGCGTTATCCCGTTCCAGATCCGTTCTCTTACAAATTATCATTTTATTGGTGATCTCACACAGTCAAGAGGGGCAGAGTGTGTGTAGTTTGGCCGCAACGGGTCACCTGTCACTGCGGTCTTATGCGTAAGCGTGTTAGACCGCAGCTTCAGAGAGGGCCCGTCCGCGTTCTCTCGTAGGGAGGCAAGTGTCTGTATATTGTAGTAGTGCTGAAAGTGAGGTAGATATTGACGACACCAGTGTTCCTCCGGAGTCGGATCCCTACAGCGGGGATGCATGGCCTGGGCTCGGTCTAAAGTATATGGCTGGCTACTGGCGGAACCTTGCGGTACCAGATGCAATTGGCACTGCGTCACCTCAGGCTGGGATAGACGAAAACGAACAGGTCCAGCCAGATTGGTCCTCGATACTCAGTCGTGGGAACAGTCGCCCAAACTTAAACATCCAGAGGTCCCAAAACATCGCCCCCAGTATTCAACGTACTTGGGATGTGGACAGCGTCATCTCCTGGGCTTCGTGTTTATCAATTAACCGTGGGCTTTGCGTCTCGTATCATCCGCCAACTTCAAGGAATTTTAGAAGCAGCATTCATGTCTTCCACTAAGGAACAGCTTTGCATCTTATCCCTCACCTTCGACTGGGCAGCGGACGTCAATCTCCTCAATTTGGCACATACGTTTTCTTTCCCGGAATTTCCCAAGTCTGTCGAACGACTACTTACCTCACTAAAGATGAACGGCGGATGTGGATCAACCAACTTCTTTTGCCCGCGGTTCGTGTTATCTGTCATGCCTGCAATTTGAAATCACGACAAATTCACATTCATTCTCGGATCCACTCTAAGAGGCAGCGAGTATGAGGGGCAAGTCGAAGCAAGTATATATAGGAAATCGCTAGCTATTTCAGGTACTTAATAATGAGACGGAAAGCTTGACTAGGTACCTAGGCCGGCGTAAATTGGACTTCTGCGGATGGTGTATTCTTTTTTCAGACGACGGACAGAAACGGCCCTCGGCATACTTGTCTAAAACAGCTGCCGTGCTGGGACTGCGATTCGCGACTACCTAATCCGTTCGCGACAATAAGTGTCCCCTCGTTTCTTGTCGCCTTGTTTTTTACATCTTTCCTCCCCCGCCGCCACCGCCGTCCTTGTCACTCCCCGTTTTGATCTTCATTCCTCCTGGGCCCAATTCTCTCACTTGGCAATCAATCTACACTTTCTGTGGGCATGGGCGCCTTGCCAATATTGACGTACGCCAATGTCTTGGAGCGTGCCAGGCACTCATTGGACGCTTAGCGGAAGTTGCCGGCGTCTGACAGTATGCTCGATATACCTCGCCATCTTTGCGTATCACACCCGGCACAGTCTGCGAGTCTACCATGCCAAATTTCGCAAGCAAGGCTCTTTCCCACTGGGGCCACATATCCTAGCCGGTTCGTTCGGGCTGGTACGATATTACACTAGGGCCGTTAAGGGGAATGTGGTACCAGAAGCCCTCCACACCATCCCATGCTTCGTCCAGGCATTCACAACTCCACGCCTTCCTCTACAATCGAATGATCATATTCTTGGCTGAAAGGTTCGATGTGGGCAAGATCCACTCGAACGCCAAGGTCTACGCGCATGCTGTTTTCCTAGGCGCTATTATCACCATTCACAATTCTGGCCTACCAGCCAGTGTTCCTATTTACACAAATCTGCAGAGGCAACAACTGTGACGCCTAACGCGTGCAACTATAGACACGGCGTCCGCCATTGATCTAGCTAAAAGCTTTGTGAAGGACTCGAGTAATCCATGTCTTGAACTCACCCTCCATCCAAACTACAATTGCAGAGAGAGCAGCCTGGAGTTGATACATCCCGTGAACCGTGCTGCTGTTGCCGATTCGAAAGTCTCGATCCAGAATATGCTGACGGGATTTAGCTTAACACACTATGAGAGAAAGGCCCAAGAGAAAGCTCACGATTTCGGTCTGCGCGTCTACCGCAAACATGAGAGTCCAGACTCCCTCTACAACCTGGATGATAGGAAGGGTGATGATTCGCTCCATGCCGCCACCAAGTCTCATGATGCTGCGCATACTTTCATGCCACGCTGCTATCCAGACGCCTAGCTGGACGTTTGCTGCTTCAATATTGCCGGCGGACGTTTTTGTTTCAATAAACACTGGCGCCGGGCGAGATTTGAGGGGGTAGTACGCCGTTTGGTTGACAGTCGCTGTAGGAGAGGACTTGGTGAACGTTTCGATGAGGGCCTCGAGATCCTTGTCGGGAGCCAGGATGAGCGCAAAGTCAACCATCTTATGGACTGATTTGGTGGCATTCATCCGTGATGGTGAAGCGTTGGAGTCGTAACCAGATATGCTACCCGTGTTCGAGAAGCTGGAGCCTGTTTTTTGCGATGAGACCTCGTCGGAAGGCTGGCCAGAGAAGGAGGGACGGAAGGCTGGGACGATTTGGGCCGATGTTATCGGCTCGACTATAACGGAGGAGAATGACGTGAGTTCATGGAGGAGAGGATAATGGACCATGGTGTTCCAGGCCGCCTCGGAGCGATGCAGGTCAGATGACTCATTGGAGAGCTTGACAATCTCCAGGATACGACGATGTTTATCAGCGACAGAGCGGTTGGAGGACTGGGTACTTGTTCCGGTACTTTGCGTATTGGTCGCTTCATCCACTTGCTGCCACATGTAGGGACGAATATCCCTTAGATTCATGCCTGGGATATCAGCAAGAGTGGGCGGTAGGATCTCTTCGCCGTGCTCTGCCATGACAAGTGCGTCGTAAAGATCCTGAACATCAAATGGAAGCGCGGCTCCCATATCCATCTCTTTTTTAAACCGCACTGGCCGATCAAGGGTCAACAAGTCAGCCATCTTCCTGTGTTGCTTTGACGGTGATGTGCTGCGTGGTCGTTGGAGTGATGAGGCTGACGACCTAGTTGAATGGGGCCGCTGGTCCATCGCCGGCGTTGCGAAATGGGGCCGGGAGGCAAGGACACCCGTAAAAACGGACGTCGGTGCTACCGAGGGGGAGGCAGAAGAGCCGGAATGCCCTGGTGGAGGAGGCCTTTCGCCGTGGGAGAAAGAGGGTGCTGGGCTCTCGAAGACATTGTCCGTGGTGTCGACCCTGGTCCCTGGCCGTTGTGGTCGTCGAGGTGTCGTCTCGGGATCGGTGACGATGTCATCGGGGACATCTTCAAGTCGTTGGCGCTTCGACGGACTCGACATTGAATATCTGATGGATCTGCACTTTGCCTTGTTCAGCGATTCGTCGTCAATGTCCGCGATGATTCGTCTCGGCCCCTCGGTTGGGAAAGCGGGATCGTGGGACGGGCTCGTGGTCACAATGGTCTGGATCCACGCGTGAATCGCATCAGGGTGCATTACGAAGGAATTAAAGGTGCTCACGCAAGTGTTGATTGTTGGTGCCGATGACTGTGTCGTGAGAGCTGGGAATCTTGGTGGGACCATTGTTGTGGTTGCCCCTGACGACGAGCAAGGAGAGGCGGACCTTTATTGTTGCAGGCCGATGACGCCATTGGCAACCGGCCCCATGGGGAGTGCCTGGGTTCGCCGGCCCTGCCATCACTGAAAACCTGACTAAACCTTAGGAGCAAATCCAACGCAAAATCATTCACGATAGTACAAGTACAGTTCATAGCAACTCAGAACACCATAAATATTCTCACAATACTGATCCTGCCTTGATTGCGGTGGTACTATACCTGCAAAGGAGTGCCAGTTGGCCAATCAACTGAATTTCGTGGTCGAAGCTAAACTTCATTCGAGCTAGCACGTACCAGTTTGGCGCTAAACTTATTTAGTGAATTAACTCGGGGACTCTGAAGGGGTCTGAAGTCCCATTGAAGACGAAAGCCAGAAATGGCCTTGGGAATTATTGCGCTCACATTCATAGCATCGCTCGATGGGATGATCAGCAGTGCCGACCACCTCCAGAGGCCGCCCAGCTTTCTTCGTAAAGTCTTTGAGCACGGACCCTGTCGTGGCTGATGTGGCTGTTCACAGTGCACCATGCGTCACAAGAACCGTGATGACCTGCCCCACCTCCTCGAGATCCCTGTCGCTGTCACGTGCTGTCATCGTCCACCGCCGCTTATGGCCGTTGGAAAATACTGACAACTACCATCTTCCATCCAGCACAACGTGACCAGAATAAGCCCTGATTTCTGACCCAACATGGTGCCTCAATTCTTTGATGCTACAGGGTGGACCGAAATAAGCGTCCGCTTTTTGTTTACAGAAAAAAGATGACAACGGCTTATTTTAGACTGGTTGTGGCTGAAACACAGTATGAAATACATGGTCTTCGCACGAGCATTATGTCACTCACCTATCTCCTGAGTGCGCGTAGCCCTCCCAAGATGTCACGAGAGCCACCCGACCGCGGTAACCCCAGAAGTACTTGAGGGGTACGAAAAGTTTAATCTCGGAAGGAATTCCTGCCAATTCCCcgccaaaacaccatcaatTCATTTCAATACCATCAATGAACTCCCCTCCAATTCTAGAAGAGATACAGGTCATCAACCCCTATGATGACAACAGCTTTATCAAGGAAGAGCACAGTCATTGCTTGTGGCAGGGGGACCCCACCCGGGCCGTTGATCTTCCAGCCGAAAATGACCGAGGCACCAACTTCAAGCCTTTCCATGTAGAAACACGCAACTTTCGCATCAGCCCACTGCCTCCAACGCCTCTGCAACTATTCCAGCTTTTCCTACCCATATCGCTCGTTGAAAAATGGGTATCTTACACCAATTCATGGATCATGTGGCTCAAAGAAAACGGCGTCGTTGACAGCTGGAAGAACCCGATGGGGACGACCTCAAAACTGCACAAATGGGAAGGAACAACGGCCTCAGAGGTATTGACGACGATAGGTGTGCTAATTTATATGGGTGTGCATAAGGAAAAGACGATACGAAGCTATTGGAATCCCCCTAAGCCCGGTGATCAACGCCCTGCGCACTCATTTATCAAGTTCATGCCATACAACAAGTTTCAGCTCCTCCACAGGCACCTTCGTCCCTTTGATCACACCAAATATGACGAAACGGCACCTATTCCGAAGGTATTTCAATGCGTTGAAGAGTGGTCTGACCACATACAGGCCGTATCTATGCAGATTTTCCGGCCCGGGTCTCACCTTGCCGTCGATGAGTGCATAATCCGCTATACGGGCAAAAGCCATGACATAACGGTCATCAGAGGCAAGCCTAACCCCGTAGGCTTCAAGATATGGGTCATCGCTCAATGCGGCTTCTTTATTCGGTGGATTTGGCACGTTAAGAAGAAACCACACGGTGCCGCTGGCGTTGAAATTTCAACGCAAGAGTCATCATCGCAAGGCCGGTCAAGCAAGCGAAGAAAAGTCTCAGTCGAAGCCCCTGATACAGAAGACGAGACTTTCTTACCGAATTCGACTCAGGCTATCGTTGTTTCCCTTGCAAATATGCTGCCAAAAGCGACATATCACGTCTTTgtggataacctcttctcgtcgtctcCCCTCTTCCGCAACCTCCGCAACTACGGCCTCGGAGCCACAGGCACGGCTCGCACGAATAGCGGCATCCATAAGGAACTCATACAAGATAAGAACAATGACGGCAAAGTCAGGAAAATGTACGAATTTAATACGGTCAAGGCGATACCAACCCCTGACAACCAGGTGCTGACTTCAGACACTTTTCACTGAGAAATCCTTACTAATTCGTCTTCGTGCTGTGACCCTAGGTCAACCAAATCGCTTGGAAAGACAATAAGCTTGTATTATTTTTGACCACCGTGTTTACTGGTGCCGACGATGAGCGTGTCATCcggcagaggaagaagccgtcaTCACGGAAGTCAGAAGCCAAGCCAATACGCCGCTTTTTCGGTGACGAAGCTGTCAAGATGATCAACATCCCGACAGTGGCTGCTGAGTATAACGACCAAATGAATCACGTTGACCGTGGTGACCAATTGAGGTCATATTATAAGTACGATCATCCCCTACGCCGTGGACCGTGGCAGGCACTTGCATGGACTTTCCTCCTTGACGTGGCCCTcgttaatagctatattgcTCAACTTCACGGACCGCAGCCAAATTGGAAGAGATATACCAATCAGAGAGAATGGCGAGAGTGCATTTATAACGAATTATTCAACGCCTACGGTCATGACAGTCAGGCGAGGCAGCGATACCGACCAGGAGACGAGCGTGATCTACAAAACCCCGAATTGCAGAGGGAACACATCAACCGTGAGATCAATCATGTCGACCGTCATGTCAAATCAGACTGCCTAGCCTGTCAGGGCTGTCGGCAGGGGCAGCTGAGGGCAAAAAGTGAGGCTTGGAGCCCTCTTACGGAGACCAGTggtaataaaaagaggcCCAATGGACGGAGTCAGACCTCTCATGGCTGTCGTATTTGCAAGGTTGCGATTTGTAATGACCAATATTGTTGGGACTTCTATCACCACCTAATTTAGCAGAGGAATTAAGTATCCTGTATTTGGCGCCTTCTGATTGGACCAGACCCCTCATCGTGACATCTTGGGAGGGCTACGCGCACTGAGGAGATGGGGCCCCCAAGCAGATTGGACCATCTTAGTCATACGGTCTCAACATTCCGCCGCGATCCTCGATTCGGTTCTCGCCATTTGGAGCGCGTCGCGTACGGTGTCGAGGTCTGGGATGTTGTGGATCTTGTTGACGAGGGATAGTTCTGTTTTGGGGCTGTTGTTTCAAAAATTCGTTCTCGCTGTTGTGAAAAGTTTTTTGTCGCTTTGTTTTAGGGCTCACTCTTTCTGGATCCATGATGAGCTTAAAGTCACGTGCTCCCATCTGCGTTCCACCTAAAAATTATCTTTAGATGTGCCACATGCAGACTGCTACTAAGACACACCTGCATCTTTCGTATAGCATTATTAATGGGCTCGCGCCTCGCGCACAATTCATGACAACAGTACATCTAGTTTGTTTTCATTGGCGTTCACACAACCGATAAAGTCTCATATCGGTCCTGGGAATCTCAAGGGCCCAGCCAGACGCTgcaaaggggaaaaaaaatcCACATCGATCACGGGCGCAGAAATCGCCCACTTGGAGGTAGAGATTGTCTAGTCGTTGCAATTGATATACATAGCTAACTACTATAGACACTTTGATCTTGAAATGCGGACACAATGCCACATATTAGCTGTGGCCCCTATTCCCATCAATCTTCCTTCCCATGTCGCACTTGCCTTCCTCCAGACCTATATACCAACCATGACCCAGGTTCCCGACTTCATCAGTTTTTCCGAAATCCCTGCCGACCCTGCCCTTATTTCCGACGACCCATTCTTCGGGCCTTGGGATAAGACTGTACGTGCGTATACGGTCGACGAGGTCATCCATCTCGCCCC encodes the following:
- a CDS encoding F-box domain-containing protein gives rise to the protein MASILGLSAEITELVLRNLPPRDLLSLRQTCTELCARAAPRFSRHYFQTRYVMLERRSLDTLVEISKHRTLGPAITTLEICVYHLLPLEELPRIKPPYSEFEEMIQTISPSQYEGLMTSEHGDTEFRARTSFLRSSSPNHHDDNNHHLGQLRREAYLTHLADQDQVVGTDYAIECLKQAMENLHHCKNVIIDDDNRAWGLRSLKQSIGVFPQRTLTSASTRSIHLLRYILCAVLTALAASKLEIADLDISIGCSMENGNRISPYMLPTLLPSPITSLRQLHIVLDPAVTNVDGRLPWGSGLVRFLRLFPELSQFSLDFEYRDEQNRFSEVAAMLHIPKLEVLVLSMIDCRGEELTDLILYHRRTIHEIRLNNINLTDGPKSWPSLVNDIRDHLSISYFSMDSCTAGYTDMHEERVEARSTQGLTAIIDILSTKANQ
- a CDS encoding DDE-Tnp-1-7 domain-containing protein encodes the protein MNSPPILEEIQVINPYDDNSFIKEEHSHCLWQGDPTRAVDLPAENDRGTNFKPFHVETRNFRISPLPPTPLQLFQLFLPISLVEKWVSYTNSWIMWLKENGVVDSWKNPMGTTSKLHKWEGTTASEVLTTIGVLIYMGVHKEKTIRSYWNPPKPGDQRPAHSFIKFMPYNKFQLLHRHLRPFDHTKYDETAPIPKVFQCVEEWSDHIQAVSMQIFRPGSHLAVDECIIRYTGKSHDITVIRGKPNPVGFKIWVIAQCGFFIRWIWHVKKKPHGAAGVEISTQESSSQGRSSKRRKVSVEAPDTEDETFLPNSTQAIVVSLANMLPKATYHVFVDNLFSSSPLFRNLRNYGLGATGTARTNSGIHKELIQDKNNDGKVRKMYEFNTVKAIPTPDNQVNQIAWKDNKLVLFLTTVFTGADDERVIRQRKKPSSRKSEAKPIRRFFGDEAVKMINIPTVAAEYNDQMNHVDRGDQLRSYYKHFDLEMRTQCHILAVAPIPINLPSHVALAFLQTYIPTMTQVPDFISFSEIPADPALISDDPFFGPWDKTVRAYTVDEVIHLAPGLTKVSRWPAVYQSTPDGIRVRGSTAAGVISWTKWTVRRRQDGMSPTGSDTTSSSTTYVAEQWELHADLTIEANRLLMPFVSWYAPKVMTQLCQGVMDELVRRYFKMPVKELQ